In a single window of the Streptomyces sp. CGMCC 4.7035 genome:
- the secF gene encoding protein translocase subunit SecF produces MSKLGNLGARLHRGEVGYDFVGNRKIWYGISILITITAILGLTVRGLNMGIEFQGGAVFTTPKTSVSVAQAETYAEESAGHQAVVQKLGTGGLRIQIAGIDTAKSDQIKDDLAKDLKVDSEKINGELVGPSWGEQIASKAWQGLAIFMVLVVIYLAIAFEWRMALAALVALIHDITITVGIYALVGFEVTPGTVIGLLTILGYSLYDTVVVFDSLKEQTKDLTKQTRWTYSDVANRSINSTLVRSINTTVVALLPVAGLLFIGGGVLGAGTLNDISLSLFVGLAAGAYSSIFIATPLVADLKEREPQMKALKKRVLAKRAQATASEELADARATDAHDDDSQDVAPAVVGPRNQPASRGRGRGRPSGKRR; encoded by the coding sequence ATGTCGAAGCTCGGCAACCTCGGCGCCCGGCTCCACCGAGGCGAGGTCGGATACGACTTCGTCGGCAACCGCAAGATCTGGTACGGCATCTCGATCCTGATCACCATCACGGCCATCCTCGGCCTGACGGTGCGCGGCCTGAACATGGGCATCGAGTTCCAGGGCGGTGCCGTCTTCACCACCCCGAAGACCAGCGTCTCCGTGGCGCAGGCCGAGACGTACGCGGAGGAGTCCGCCGGTCACCAGGCGGTCGTGCAGAAGCTCGGCACGGGCGGTCTGCGCATCCAGATCGCCGGCATCGACACCGCCAAGTCCGACCAGATCAAGGATGACCTCGCCAAGGATCTGAAGGTCGACTCGGAGAAGATCAACGGCGAACTGGTCGGCCCGAGCTGGGGCGAGCAGATCGCCAGCAAGGCCTGGCAGGGTCTGGCGATCTTCATGGTGCTCGTGGTGATCTACCTGGCGATCGCCTTCGAGTGGCGCATGGCCCTCGCGGCCCTGGTCGCGCTGATCCACGACATCACCATCACGGTCGGCATCTACGCCCTCGTCGGCTTCGAGGTGACGCCCGGTACGGTCATCGGTCTGCTCACGATCCTCGGTTACTCGCTCTACGACACGGTCGTCGTCTTCGACAGCCTCAAGGAGCAGACGAAGGACCTCACCAAGCAGACCCGCTGGACCTACAGCGACGTCGCCAACCGCTCGATCAACAGCACCCTGGTCCGCTCCATCAACACCACCGTGGTGGCGCTGCTGCCGGTCGCCGGCCTGCTGTTCATCGGCGGCGGTGTCCTCGGCGCGGGCACGCTCAACGACATCTCGCTGTCGCTGTTCGTCGGCCTTGCGGCCGGTGCGTACTCGTCGATCTTCATCGCCACGCCGCTCGTCGCCGACCTCAAGGAGCGCGAGCCGCAGATGAAGGCCCTCAAGAAGCGCGTCCTCGCCAAGCGCGCTCAGGCCACCGCCTCGGAAGAGCTCGCGGACGCGCGGGCCACCGACGCGCACGACGACGATTCGCAGGACGTCGCGCCCGCGGTCGTCGGCCCGCGCAACCAGCCCGCGTCCCGCGGCCGTGGCCGCGGCCGACCCTCCGGAAAGCGCCGATGA
- the secD gene encoding protein translocase subunit SecD codes for MAAPKKGRSASAQSRPWRALALILIAIVALTGGMFASGHTTPRLGIDLAGGTSITLKAKSGQESAINKTNLDTAVDIMNRRVNGLGVSEAEVQTQGDRNIIVNIPRGTNSKQARQQVGTTAKLYFRPVLATEVSGPAASASPTPSASGSSSPKATSSGSPKPSGSGSPAATATSQGRAVTNALKATSSPSPSASGSASASASTSPSPSPSSGSDATSKLQAAYATLDCSDKAVRAKTGEGAKPTEPTLACGKNSSGQWQKYVLGPAEVAGTDVKKARAVFDTQGSAGWTVTMEFTSAGSKKFASITGKLAQNQPPQNQFAIVLDGEVVSDPFVKEALSGNAQISGNFDQTEAKDLANVLSYGALPLSFEEQSVTTVTAALGGEQLHAGLLAGAIGLALVVIYLVFYYRGLSLVAIASLLVSGILTYVIMSLLGPTIGFALNLPAVCGAIVAIGITADSFIVYFERIRDEIREGRSLRPAVERAWPRARRTVLVSDFVSFLAAAVLFIVTVGKVQGFAFTLGLTTVLDVVVVALFTKPLMTILARRKFFADGHSWSGLDPKRLGAKPPLRRTRRPSAPVDPKEA; via the coding sequence GTGGCAGCACCGAAGAAGGGCCGGAGCGCGAGCGCCCAGAGCAGGCCGTGGCGCGCACTGGCCCTCATCCTGATCGCCATCGTGGCGCTCACCGGGGGAATGTTCGCCTCCGGGCACACCACTCCGCGTCTCGGCATCGACCTCGCCGGTGGCACGAGCATCACGCTCAAGGCGAAGAGCGGCCAGGAATCCGCGATCAACAAGACCAACCTGGACACCGCGGTCGACATCATGAACCGCCGTGTCAACGGTCTGGGCGTCTCCGAGGCGGAGGTCCAGACGCAGGGCGATCGCAACATCATCGTCAACATCCCCAGGGGCACGAACTCCAAGCAGGCCCGGCAGCAGGTCGGCACCACGGCCAAGCTGTACTTCCGCCCGGTGCTGGCCACCGAGGTCTCCGGCCCCGCCGCCTCGGCCAGCCCGACGCCGAGCGCCTCCGGCAGCTCCTCTCCGAAGGCGACCTCGTCCGGCTCACCGAAGCCGTCCGGCTCCGGGAGCCCGGCGGCCACCGCCACCTCGCAGGGCCGTGCGGTCACCAACGCGCTGAAGGCCACCTCGTCGCCGTCGCCGTCGGCATCCGGCTCCGCATCCGCCTCCGCCTCCACGAGCCCCTCCCCGTCGCCGAGCAGCGGCTCCGACGCGACCAGCAAGCTCCAGGCCGCGTACGCCACGCTGGACTGCTCCGACAAGGCCGTCCGCGCCAAGACCGGAGAGGGCGCCAAGCCCACCGAGCCGACCCTGGCCTGTGGCAAGAACTCGTCGGGCCAGTGGCAGAAGTACGTCCTCGGCCCGGCCGAGGTCGCCGGCACGGACGTCAAGAAGGCCCGGGCGGTCTTCGACACTCAGGGCTCGGCGGGCTGGACCGTCACCATGGAATTCACGTCCGCGGGGTCCAAGAAGTTCGCGAGCATCACCGGCAAGCTGGCGCAGAACCAGCCGCCGCAGAACCAGTTCGCCATCGTCCTCGACGGCGAGGTCGTCTCCGACCCGTTCGTCAAGGAGGCGCTGAGCGGTAACGCCCAGATCTCCGGCAACTTCGACCAGACCGAGGCCAAGGACCTGGCGAACGTGCTGTCGTACGGTGCGCTTCCGCTGTCCTTCGAGGAGCAGAGCGTCACCACCGTCACCGCCGCGCTCGGCGGCGAGCAGCTGCACGCCGGTCTGCTCGCCGGTGCGATCGGTCTCGCCCTGGTCGTGATCTACCTGGTGTTCTACTACCGTGGCCTGTCGCTCGTCGCGATCGCCTCGCTGCTGGTCTCCGGGATCCTGACCTACGTGATCATGTCGCTGCTCGGCCCGACCATCGGCTTCGCGCTGAACCTGCCGGCGGTCTGTGGTGCCATCGTCGCGATCGGTATCACCGCGGACTCGTTCATCGTGTACTTCGAACGCATCCGGGACGAGATCCGCGAGGGCCGCTCGCTGCGTCCCGCCGTCGAGCGAGCCTGGCCGCGCGCCCGGCGCACCGTCCTGGTCTCCGACTTCGTGTCGTTCCTGGCCGCCGCGGTGCTGTTCATCGTCACCGTCGGCAAGGTCCAGGGCTTCGCGTTCACCCTCGGTCTGACCACGGTTCTCGACGTGGTTGTCGTCGCCCTGTTCACCAAGCCGCTGATGACGATCCTCGCCCGCCGGAAGTTCTTCGCGGACGGCCACAGCTGGTCCGGCCTCGACCCGAAGCGCCTCGGTGCCAAGCCGCCCCTGCGGCGCACCCGTCGTCCCTCCGCCCCCGTCGACCCGAAGGAGGCGTGA
- the yajC gene encoding preprotein translocase subunit YajC, with product MNIVTLLPFIVLIGAMVLMTRSAKKKQQQAVQMRNDMQPGSGVRTIGGMYATVKEVNEDTVLVDAGPGVELLFAKNAIGAVLSDDEYNRIVHGIEHDLKTDGAVVPDDASSLTETDEPAADAASDASDDKPVDLGKKDADDAADEVADAKADEAAPKKTDGEADAK from the coding sequence GTGAATATCGTGACCCTCCTCCCGTTCATCGTGCTCATCGGGGCCATGGTCCTGATGACACGCTCGGCCAAGAAGAAGCAGCAGCAGGCCGTGCAGATGCGCAACGACATGCAGCCCGGCAGCGGCGTCCGCACGATCGGGGGCATGTACGCGACGGTCAAGGAGGTCAACGAGGACACGGTCCTCGTTGACGCGGGCCCGGGCGTAGAACTGCTCTTCGCGAAGAACGCGATCGGCGCCGTCCTCTCCGACGACGAGTACAACCGCATCGTGCACGGCATCGAGCACGACCTGAAGACCGACGGCGCCGTCGTGCCGGACGACGCGTCCTCCCTCACCGAGACCGACGAGCCCGCCGCCGACGCCGCTTCCGACGCTTCCGACGACAAGCCCGTGGACCTCGGCAAGAAGGACGCGGACGACGCGGCCGACGAGGTGGCCGACGCGAAGGCCGACGAAGCAGCGCCGAAGAAGACCGACGGCGAGGCCGACGCGAAGTAG
- the ruvB gene encoding Holliday junction branch migration DNA helicase RuvB: MNWDDPTDAPAPERLVGPAAERLVGSVADREDQAVEAALRPKDLDEFIGQEKVREQLDLVLRAARARGATADHVLLSGAPGLGKTTLSMIIAAEMGAPIRITSGPAIQHAGDLAAILSSLQEGEVLFLDEIHRMSRPAEEMLYMAMEDFRVDVIVGKGPGATAIPLELPPFTLVGATTRAGLLPPPLRDRFGFTAHMEFYEPAELERVIHRSANLLDVEIDSAGAAEIAGRSRGTPRIANRLLRRVRDYAQVKADGVITREISAAALRVYEVDARGLDRLDRAVLEALLKLFGGGPVGLSTLAVAVGEERETVEEVAEPFLVREGLLARTPRGRVATPAAWTHLGLTAPRGTTGGNGQQDLFGA, from the coding sequence GTGAACTGGGACGACCCCACCGACGCCCCCGCTCCCGAGCGGCTCGTCGGCCCCGCCGCGGAGCGGCTGGTGGGCTCTGTCGCCGACCGTGAGGACCAGGCCGTCGAGGCCGCTCTGCGCCCCAAGGACCTGGACGAGTTCATCGGCCAGGAGAAGGTCCGCGAGCAGCTCGACCTCGTGCTGCGCGCGGCACGCGCGCGGGGGGCCACCGCCGACCACGTTCTCCTCTCCGGCGCTCCCGGCCTCGGCAAGACGACCCTCTCGATGATCATCGCGGCCGAGATGGGCGCTCCCATCCGCATCACCAGCGGCCCCGCCATCCAGCACGCGGGCGATCTCGCCGCCATCCTCTCGTCCCTCCAGGAGGGCGAGGTCCTCTTCCTCGATGAGATCCACCGCATGTCCCGGCCCGCCGAGGAGATGCTCTACATGGCGATGGAGGACTTCCGGGTCGACGTCATCGTCGGGAAGGGCCCCGGCGCCACCGCCATCCCGCTCGAACTGCCCCCGTTCACCCTGGTCGGCGCCACCACGCGGGCGGGACTGCTGCCGCCCCCGCTGCGCGACCGCTTCGGTTTCACCGCCCACATGGAGTTCTACGAGCCCGCCGAGCTGGAGCGCGTCATCCACCGCTCGGCGAACCTCCTCGACGTCGAGATCGATTCCGCCGGCGCCGCCGAGATCGCCGGCCGCTCCCGCGGCACGCCCCGTATCGCCAACCGGCTGCTGCGCCGCGTACGGGACTACGCCCAGGTCAAGGCCGACGGCGTCATCACCCGCGAGATCTCGGCGGCCGCGCTCCGCGTCTACGAGGTCGACGCCCGCGGCCTGGACCGCCTCGACCGCGCCGTCCTGGAGGCCCTGCTCAAGCTCTTCGGCGGCGGTCCCGTCGGTCTGTCCACGCTCGCCGTCGCCGTGGGGGAGGAGCGCGAGACCGTGGAGGAGGTCGCCGAGCCCTTCCTGGTCAGAGAGGGGCTGCTCGCCCGTACCCCGCGCGGCAGGGTGGCGACCCCGGCCGCATGGACGCACCTGGGCCTGACCGCGCCACGCGGGACGACCGGCGGAAACGGACAACAGGACCTGTTCGGGGCGTGA
- the ruvA gene encoding Holliday junction branch migration protein RuvA, with amino-acid sequence MIAFVSGPVAALAPDSAVVEVGGIGIAVQCTPNTLSGLRMGQQAKLATSLVVREDSLTLYGFVDDDERQVFELLQTASGVGPRLAQAMLAVHTPDALRRAVATGDEKALTAVPGIGKKGAQKLLLELKDRLGEPVGAPAVGTPVTSGWRDQLHAALIGLGYATREADEAVTAVAPQAEAAGGTPQVGQLLRAALQTLNRAR; translated from the coding sequence ATGATCGCCTTCGTGAGCGGCCCCGTCGCCGCCCTCGCTCCGGACTCCGCGGTGGTCGAGGTGGGCGGCATCGGTATCGCCGTCCAGTGCACCCCGAACACGCTGTCCGGGCTCCGGATGGGCCAGCAGGCCAAGCTCGCCACGTCCCTGGTCGTACGCGAGGACTCGCTCACGCTGTACGGCTTCGTGGACGACGACGAGCGCCAGGTCTTCGAGCTGCTGCAGACGGCGAGCGGCGTCGGCCCGCGCCTGGCCCAGGCGATGCTGGCCGTGCACACCCCCGACGCGCTGCGCCGTGCCGTGGCGACCGGTGACGAGAAGGCGCTCACGGCAGTCCCCGGCATCGGTAAGAAGGGTGCCCAGAAGCTGCTTCTGGAGCTGAAGGACCGCCTGGGCGAACCGGTGGGCGCTCCCGCGGTGGGTACACCGGTCACCTCCGGCTGGCGCGACCAGCTGCACGCCGCGCTGATCGGCCTCGGGTACGCGACCCGCGAGGCGGACGAGGCGGTCACCGCGGTCGCCCCGCAGGCGGAGGCTGCGGGGGGCACGCCCCAGGTGGGTCAGCTGCTCAGGGCTGCCCTGCAGACTCTGAACAGAGCGCGCTAG
- the ruvC gene encoding crossover junction endodeoxyribonuclease RuvC: MRVLGVDPGLTRCGVGVVEGVPGRPLTMLGVGVVRTPVDADLGHRLVAIEQGIERWLDEHRPEFVAVERVFSQHNVRTVMGTAQASAVAMLCAARRGIPVALHTPSEVKAAVTGTGRADKAQVGAMVTRLLRLDAPPKPADAADALALAICHIWRAPAQNRLQQAVALHASKGRTA; encoded by the coding sequence GTGCGCGTACTGGGGGTGGACCCGGGGCTGACGCGATGCGGTGTCGGTGTCGTCGAGGGGGTTCCCGGGCGGCCACTGACAATGCTCGGCGTCGGTGTGGTCCGTACGCCCGTGGACGCCGACCTCGGCCACCGCCTCGTCGCCATCGAACAGGGCATCGAGCGGTGGTTGGACGAGCACCGGCCCGAATTCGTCGCCGTGGAGCGAGTGTTCAGCCAGCACAACGTGCGTACGGTGATGGGCACCGCCCAGGCCAGCGCCGTCGCCATGCTCTGCGCTGCCCGGCGTGGCATCCCCGTGGCCCTGCACACGCCCAGTGAGGTCAAGGCCGCCGTCACCGGCACAGGACGTGCCGACAAGGCGCAGGTCGGCGCCATGGTCACCAGGCTGCTCCGGCTGGACGCGCCGCCCAAACCCGCCGACGCCGCAGACGCCCTCGCCCTCGCCATCTGCCACATCTGGCGCGCGCCCGCCCAGAACCGACTCCAGCAGGCCGTCGCCCTGCACGCATCGAAAGGCCGTACCGCATGA
- a CDS encoding YebC/PmpR family DNA-binding transcriptional regulator: protein MSGHSKWATTKHKKAVIDAKRGKLFAKLIKNIEVAARTGGGDPDGNPTLYDAIQKAKKQSVPNKNIDSAVKRGSGLEAGGADYETIMYEGYGPNGVAVLIECLTDNRNRAASDVRVAMTRNGGSMADPGSVSYLFNRKGVVIVPKGELTEDDVLGAVLDAGAEEVNDLGESFEVISEATDLVAVRTALQGAGIDYDSAEANFVPTMQVQLDEEGAKKIFKLIDALEDSDDVQNVFANFDVTDEIMASID from the coding sequence ATGTCCGGCCACTCTAAATGGGCCACGACTAAGCACAAGAAGGCCGTGATCGACGCCAAGCGCGGCAAGCTCTTCGCGAAGCTGATCAAGAACATCGAGGTGGCCGCCCGGACGGGCGGCGGGGACCCCGACGGCAACCCGACTCTCTACGACGCCATCCAGAAGGCGAAGAAGCAGTCGGTCCCGAACAAGAACATCGACTCCGCGGTCAAGCGCGGCTCGGGCCTCGAGGCCGGCGGCGCCGACTACGAGACGATCATGTACGAGGGCTACGGTCCGAACGGTGTCGCGGTGCTCATCGAGTGCCTCACCGACAACCGCAACCGCGCCGCCTCCGACGTCCGCGTCGCCATGACCCGCAACGGCGGCTCGATGGCCGACCCGGGCTCGGTCTCGTACCTGTTCAACCGCAAGGGCGTCGTGATCGTCCCCAAGGGCGAGCTGACCGAGGACGACGTCCTGGGTGCCGTGCTCGACGCGGGCGCCGAGGAGGTCAACGACCTCGGTGAGTCCTTCGAGGTGATCAGCGAGGCCACCGACCTGGTCGCGGTCCGCACCGCCCTCCAGGGGGCCGGGATCGACTACGACTCCGCCGAGGCCAACTTCGTCCCGACCATGCAGGTGCAGCTGGACGAGGAAGGCGCTAAGAAGATCTTCAAGCTGATCGACGCGCTCGAGGACAGCGACGACGTGCAGAACGTCTTCGCGAACTTCGACGTGACCGACGAGATCATGGCCTCCATCGACTGA
- the pdxT gene encoding pyridoxal 5'-phosphate synthase glutaminase subunit PdxT, producing the protein MTDAPVIGVLALQGDVREHLIALAAADAVARPVRRPEELAEVDGLVLPGGESTTISKLAVLFGVMEPLRARVRDGMPVYGTCAGMIMLADKILDPRSGQETVGGIDMIVRRNAFGRQNESFEAAVDVRGIEGDPVEGVFIRAPWVESVGAEAEVLAEHEGHIVAVRQGNALATSFHPELTGDHRVHSLFVDMVRANRTGESL; encoded by the coding sequence ATGACCGACGCACCCGTCATAGGCGTTCTGGCCCTCCAGGGCGACGTACGGGAGCACCTCATCGCCCTGGCCGCGGCCGACGCCGTGGCCAGGCCGGTGCGGCGCCCCGAAGAGCTCGCCGAGGTCGACGGCCTCGTCCTCCCCGGCGGCGAGTCCACCACCATCTCCAAGCTGGCCGTCCTCTTCGGAGTGATGGAACCTCTCCGCGCGCGCGTGCGTGACGGCATGCCCGTCTACGGCACCTGCGCGGGCATGATCATGCTCGCCGACAAGATCCTCGACCCGCGCTCGGGCCAGGAGACCGTGGGCGGCATCGACATGATCGTGCGCCGCAACGCCTTCGGACGCCAGAACGAGTCCTTCGAAGCGGCGGTCGACGTCAGGGGAATCGAAGGCGATCCTGTAGAGGGCGTCTTCATCCGCGCCCCCTGGGTCGAGTCCGTCGGCGCCGAGGCCGAGGTGCTCGCCGAGCACGAGGGTCACATCGTCGCCGTACGCCAGGGAAACGCGCTGGCCACGTCGTTCCACCCGGAGCTGACGGGCGACCACCGCGTGCACTCCTTGTTCGTCGACATGGTGCGCGCGAACCGGACAGGAGAGTCCTTGTAG
- the pdxS gene encoding pyridoxal 5'-phosphate synthase lyase subunit PdxS: MSSTLSTPQTPETGTARVKRGMAEQLKGGVIMDVVTPEQAKIAEDAGAVAVMALERVPADIRKDGGVARMSDPDMIEGIIDAVSIPVMAKSRIGHFVEAQVLQSLGVDYIDESEVLTPADEVNHSDKWAFTTPFVCGATNLGEALRRIAEGAAMIRSKGEAGTGNVVEAVRHLRQIKNEIAKLRGFDNHELYAAAKELRAPYELVKEVAELGKLPVVLFSAGGVATPADAALMRQLGAEGVFVGSGIFKSGDPAKRAAAIVKATTFYDDPKIIADASRNLGEAMVGINCDTLPETERYANRGW, encoded by the coding sequence GTGTCCAGCACGCTCTCCACCCCCCAGACCCCCGAGACCGGCACCGCCCGTGTGAAGCGTGGCATGGCCGAGCAGCTCAAGGGCGGCGTGATCATGGACGTCGTCACGCCGGAGCAGGCGAAGATCGCCGAGGACGCGGGCGCCGTCGCCGTCATGGCTCTGGAGCGGGTCCCCGCCGACATCCGCAAGGACGGCGGTGTGGCCCGTATGTCCGACCCGGACATGATCGAGGGCATCATCGACGCCGTGTCCATCCCGGTGATGGCCAAGTCGCGCATCGGCCACTTCGTCGAGGCCCAGGTCCTGCAGTCTCTCGGCGTCGACTACATCGACGAGTCCGAGGTCCTCACCCCGGCCGACGAGGTCAACCACTCCGACAAGTGGGCCTTCACCACGCCGTTCGTCTGCGGTGCCACCAACCTCGGCGAGGCCCTGCGCCGCATCGCCGAGGGCGCCGCCATGATCCGCTCCAAGGGCGAGGCCGGCACCGGCAACGTCGTCGAGGCCGTCCGCCACCTGCGCCAGATCAAGAACGAGATCGCCAAGCTGCGCGGCTTCGACAACCACGAGCTGTACGCCGCCGCCAAGGAGCTGCGCGCCCCGTACGAGCTGGTCAAGGAGGTCGCCGAGCTGGGCAAGCTCCCGGTCGTGCTGTTCTCCGCCGGTGGCGTGGCCACCCCGGCCGACGCCGCGCTGATGCGCCAGCTCGGCGCCGAGGGCGTGTTCGTCGGCTCCGGCATCTTCAAGTCCGGCGACCCGGCCAAGCGCGCCGCCGCCATCGTGAAGGCGACCACCTTCTACGACGACCCCAAGATCATCGCGGACGCGTCCCGCAACCTCGGCGAGGCCATGGTCGGCATCAACTGCGACACCCTCCCCGAGACCGAGCGCTACGCCAACCGCGGCTGGTAA
- a CDS encoding LemA family protein, with protein sequence MTPTLIWILVALVAIGLYLSWTAGRLDRLHSRIDAARAALDAQLLRRASVAQELATSGVLDPAASIVLYEAAHAARQAEEEQREVAESELSQALRAVFGEAQQVEAVREAPGGEAAARELTEAVRRVPMARRFHNDAVRAARALRRHRKVRWFRLAGHAPFPMAFEMDDEPPAALTDRPTA encoded by the coding sequence GTGACCCCAACCCTCATCTGGATCCTCGTCGCCCTGGTCGCGATCGGCCTCTACCTGAGCTGGACCGCGGGGCGCCTCGACCGGCTGCACTCCCGGATCGACGCGGCGCGCGCCGCGCTCGACGCGCAGCTGTTGCGGCGGGCCTCCGTCGCGCAGGAGCTCGCGACCTCCGGCGTGCTCGACCCGGCCGCCTCGATCGTCCTGTACGAGGCCGCGCACGCGGCCCGGCAGGCGGAGGAGGAGCAGCGTGAGGTCGCCGAGAGCGAGCTGAGCCAGGCGCTGCGGGCCGTCTTCGGAGAGGCGCAGCAGGTCGAGGCGGTGCGGGAGGCGCCCGGCGGGGAGGCGGCGGCGCGGGAGCTGACCGAGGCGGTGCGGAGGGTGCCGATGGCCCGGCGGTTCCACAACGACGCCGTACGGGCGGCACGGGCGCTGCGGCGGCACCGCAAGGTGCGCTGGTTCCGCCTCGCCGGCCACGCCCCGTTCCCGATGGCGTTCGAGATGGACGACGAGCCACCGGCGGCGCTCACGGACCGGCCGACGGCGTAG
- a CDS encoding glycosyltransferase family 4 protein: MRIGIVCPYSWDVPGGVQFHIRDLAEYFIRLGHEVSVLAPADDDTPLPPYVVSAGRAVPVPYNGSVARLNFGFLSAARVRRWLHDGAFDVIHIHEPASPSLGLLACWAAQGPIVATFHTSNPRSRAMVAAYSILQAALEKISARIAVSEYARRTLVEHLGGDAVVIPNGVDVDFFAKAEPKPEWQGDTIGFIGRIDEPRKGLPVLMKALPEILAARPQTRLLVAGRGDEEEAVETLPAELRSRVEFLGMISDEDKARFLRSVDLYVAPNTGGESFGIILVEAMSAGAPVLASDLDAFAQVLDQGAAGELFANEDADALAEAAVRLLGDPERRAELRERGSAHVRRFDWSTVGADILSVYETVTDGAAAVATDERTGLRARLGLARD; this comes from the coding sequence GTGAGGATCGGCATCGTCTGCCCGTACTCCTGGGACGTGCCGGGCGGCGTCCAGTTCCACATCCGCGACCTGGCCGAATACTTCATCCGCCTCGGGCACGAGGTTTCCGTCCTCGCCCCCGCGGACGACGACACCCCGCTGCCGCCGTACGTCGTCTCGGCGGGCCGCGCGGTCCCGGTGCCGTACAACGGCTCGGTCGCCCGCCTGAACTTCGGCTTCCTGAGTGCCGCGCGGGTGCGGCGCTGGCTGCACGACGGCGCGTTCGACGTGATCCACATCCACGAGCCGGCCTCGCCGTCGCTGGGCCTGCTGGCCTGCTGGGCGGCGCAGGGCCCCATCGTGGCGACCTTCCACACCTCGAATCCGCGATCCCGGGCGATGGTCGCCGCGTACTCGATCCTCCAGGCTGCCCTGGAGAAGATCAGCGCGCGGATCGCGGTGAGCGAGTACGCGCGCCGCACACTCGTCGAGCATCTGGGCGGCGACGCGGTGGTGATCCCGAACGGCGTGGACGTCGACTTCTTCGCGAAGGCCGAGCCCAAGCCCGAGTGGCAGGGGGACACGATCGGCTTCATAGGGCGCATCGACGAACCGCGCAAAGGCCTGCCGGTCCTCATGAAGGCCCTGCCCGAGATCCTGGCCGCGCGCCCGCAGACGCGGCTGCTGGTCGCCGGCCGGGGTGACGAGGAGGAGGCGGTCGAGACGCTCCCCGCCGAACTGCGTTCGCGCGTGGAGTTCCTCGGCATGATCAGCGACGAGGACAAGGCGCGCTTCCTGCGCAGCGTCGACCTGTACGTGGCGCCCAACACCGGCGGCGAGAGCTTCGGCATCATCCTCGTCGAGGCGATGTCGGCAGGCGCCCCGGTCCTCGCCTCCGACCTGGACGCCTTCGCTCAGGTCCTCGACCAGGGAGCGGCCGGCGAGCTGTTCGCCAACGAGGACGCCGACGCGCTCGCCGAGGCGGCTGTGCGGCTGCTCGGGGACCCGGAGCGGCGAGCGGAACTGCGTGAGCGGGGCAGCGCCCATGTACGGCGCTTCGACTGGTCGACGGTCGGGGCGGACATCCTGTCGGTCTACGAGACGGTGACGGACGGCGCGGCCGCGGTGGCCACGGACGAACGAACGGGACTGCGGGCGCGGCTCGGTCTGGCGCGGGACTGA
- a CDS encoding phosphatidylinositol mannoside acyltransferase, translating to MTSLQERLTDGLYGLGWSTVKTLPEPVATRLGRIIADIAWKQRGKGVRRLESNYARVVPDATPERLAELSRAGMRSYLRYWMESFRLPAWSTERVKNGFDPKDLHHLTDGLASGQGVVLALPHLANWDLAGAWVTTKLETPFTTVAERLKPETLYDRFVAYREGLGMEVLPHSGGSAFGTLARRLRDGGLVCLVADRDLSASGIEVRFFGETARMPAGPALLAQQTGALLVPVTLWYDESPVMKGRLHPPIEVPESGTRAEKTSVMTQALADAFATGIAEHPEDWHMLQRLWLADLDPAADPQEGTP from the coding sequence GTGACCAGCCTCCAGGAACGGCTGACGGACGGGCTCTACGGACTGGGCTGGAGCACGGTCAAGACGCTGCCCGAGCCCGTCGCCACCCGGCTGGGCCGGATCATCGCCGACATCGCCTGGAAGCAGCGCGGCAAGGGCGTACGACGGCTGGAGAGCAACTACGCGCGCGTGGTGCCCGACGCGACTCCCGAGCGGCTCGCGGAGCTCAGCCGCGCGGGCATGCGGTCGTATCTGCGCTACTGGATGGAGTCCTTCCGGCTCCCGGCGTGGAGCACGGAACGCGTCAAGAACGGTTTCGACCCCAAGGACCTGCACCACCTCACCGACGGACTCGCCTCCGGTCAGGGCGTCGTCCTGGCGCTGCCGCACCTGGCCAACTGGGACCTGGCCGGCGCCTGGGTCACCACCAAGCTGGAGACGCCGTTCACGACGGTCGCCGAGCGCCTGAAGCCCGAGACGCTCTACGACCGGTTCGTCGCCTACCGCGAGGGCCTCGGCATGGAGGTACTGCCGCACAGCGGTGGCTCGGCGTTCGGCACCCTGGCCCGGCGGCTGCGCGACGGGGGCCTCGTCTGCCTGGTCGCCGACCGCGACCTGTCGGCCTCGGGCATCGAGGTCAGGTTCTTCGGCGAGACGGCCCGGATGCCTGCGGGACCGGCACTGCTCGCCCAGCAGACCGGCGCGCTGCTCGTGCCGGTGACCCTCTGGTACGACGAGTCGCCCGTCATGAAGGGGCGCCTGCATCCCCCGATAGAGGTACCGGAGTCAGGTACCCGGGCCGAGAAGACGTCTGTCATGACACAGGCGCTGGCCGACGCCTTCGCCACGGGGATCGCCGAACATCCGGAGGACTGGCACATGCTGCAGCGGTTGTGGCTCGCTGACCTGGATCCCGCTGCGGATCCCCAGGAGGGGACGCCGTGA